The genomic interval CGGCCATTACGGATTTTATAGTCATGGTCGACAAAAAAAGCTATATGTTCGTCACGGGTCCAAAAGTCGTCAAAACCGTGACGAGTGAAGTTGTAGACGAAGAAGTTTTAGGCGGAGCGAGGATTCATTCAACAAAAAGCGGCGTTTCGCATTTTGTGACGGAGGAAGAGGAAGAGGCTCTCTTGGTTGTAAAAAAACTCCTGAGCTTTTTCCCTCAAAACAACATGGAGGATCCCGATATTCTGCCTTGCAACGATCCGGTCGATAGGATTGAATTATATCTTAACGAAATCATACCGGAAAATCCTAATAAGCCCTACGACATGAAGGAAATAATCGAAAAAGTTCTAGATGCCGGTGAGTTTGTCGAAATACATCAAAATTACGCTCCGAACATAATAATTGGTTTTGGAAGACTGAACGGTCATTCGGTAGGGATTGTCGCTAACCAACCGAGGTACCTGGCAGGTGTCCTCGATATTGAGGCGTCTGTGAAAGCAGCGAGGTTTGTGAGGTTTTGCGACTCTTTCAACATACCAATAATTACTTTTGTCGATGTTCCCGGGTTTATGCCGGGGACAAAACAAGAGCACGGAGGCATCATAAAACATGGGGCGAAACTACTTTTCGCTTTCGCCGAAGCTACAGTTCCGAAATTAACCGTCATAACAAGGAAGGCTTTCGGCGGAGCTTACGATGTAATGAGCTCCAAGCATTTGCGCGCGGATTTGAACTACGCCTGGCCGAGCGCTATGATAGCAGTTATGGGCCCGAGAGGCGCGGTAGAGATACTTCACAGAAAAGAGATAAAAAGCTCCGAAAATCCCGAAGAGACAGCGAAAATTTTCGAAGAAGAATACACGAATAAATTTGCCAACCCCTATCTTGCAGCATCCAGGGGGTATGTCGATGATGTGATTGAACCGGCGACGACCCGATTCCGGCTGATAAAAGG from candidate division WOR-3 bacterium carries:
- a CDS encoding acyl-CoA carboxylase subunit beta translates to MSEEQLKRLHDMKEQAFLGGGEERIEQQHEKGKMTARERLAKLLDENSFEEFDMFVTHRSDDPNLAEKKILSDGVITGYGTINGRLVFVFSHDFTVFGGSLSETFAEKIVKVMDTAAKVGAPIIGLNDSGGARIQEGIESLAGYAEIFYRNVIYSGVVPQISLVMGPCAGGAVYSPAITDFIVMVDKKSYMFVTGPKVVKTVTSEVVDEEVLGGARIHSTKSGVSHFVTEEEEEALLVVKKLLSFFPQNNMEDPDILPCNDPVDRIELYLNEIIPENPNKPYDMKEIIEKVLDAGEFVEIHQNYAPNIIIGFGRLNGHSVGIVANQPRYLAGVLDIEASVKAARFVRFCDSFNIPIITFVDVPGFMPGTKQEHGGIIKHGAKLLFAFAEATVPKLTVITRKAFGGAYDVMSSKHLRADLNYAWPSAMIAVMGPRGAVEILHRKEIKSSENPEETAKIFEEEYTNKFANPYLAASRGYVDDVIEPATTRFRLIKGLEMLATKRESLPPKKHGNIPL